The Polaribacter tangerinus genome has a segment encoding these proteins:
- a CDS encoding DoxX family protein, whose amino-acid sequence MLNSFHIFYLTIKQNRWYWYFSFFCRFTLALGFILAGITKVLGERFASGLSEIHPMGAYLTALHETGYYYTFIGIAQIVAALLLLIPRTVVLGALLYFPIIINICILSYAVRFEGSLISAPLMVLANLFLLVWHYDRLQYILPFKSAKNLVPINTLKISSNKFPAGFFSVVLLSIALVIVFFINGFSIVPRNSFSDCESQFKGKENNYKGVDFCKCVHQEGKPLKDCLSLYEAE is encoded by the coding sequence ATGTTGAATAGCTTTCACATATTTTATTTAACTATTAAACAGAATAGATGGTATTGGTATTTTTCTTTTTTTTGTAGATTTACCTTAGCTTTAGGCTTTATTTTAGCGGGTATTACGAAGGTTTTAGGAGAACGTTTTGCTAGCGGTTTATCTGAAATTCATCCAATGGGTGCTTACCTAACAGCGCTACACGAAACAGGCTATTATTACACTTTTATAGGTATTGCTCAAATTGTAGCAGCATTACTTTTACTTATTCCCAGAACTGTAGTTTTAGGTGCATTGCTCTATTTTCCAATCATTATTAATATTTGTATACTTTCTTATGCTGTTAGATTTGAAGGGTCACTTATATCTGCTCCTTTAATGGTATTAGCTAATTTATTTCTTCTAGTTTGGCATTACGATCGGTTACAATATATTTTACCTTTTAAAAGCGCTAAAAATTTAGTACCAATAAACACTCTCAAAATAAGTAGTAATAAGTTTCCTGCTGGTTTTTTTAGTGTTGTTTTATTATCTATTGCATTGGTTATTGTGTTCTTTATAAACGGTTTTTCTATAGTGCCTAGAAATTCCTTTTCCGATTGCGAATCACAATTTAAAGGGAAGGAAAATAATTATAAAGGAGTTGATTTTTGTAAGTGTGTGCATCAAGAAGGAAAACCTTTAAAAGATTGTTTGTCTTTATATGAAGCAGAATAA